One window of Epinephelus fuscoguttatus linkage group LG9, E.fuscoguttatus.final_Chr_v1 genomic DNA carries:
- the LOC125894407 gene encoding equilibrative nucleobase transporter 1-like, whose amino-acid sequence MPGFVNSSKVQRSLTFATGLVECLCFAGAVFGWASLVFVLKKEDYFSSLCVNTTVNATQVLDCSGQDEQFSLVFTIASFMNNFLTLPNGFLFDQFGTTVARLFGICLYTLGSLLVAFSSAALSNMLFPALSFLAVGGILFLMTNMQVGNLFGSRRSTIITLYNGAFDSSSALFLVIKLLHEAGVALRSSFLFLSVCSFIHLLRTFFLLPRDHIPYPLPDDYTYGITCGKSKSLSLEQTAANSNTLKITEETPLRDVTVKQEKSFRECLMSRFFAWHLLWLSVMQLRHYLFIGTLNPMLQRLTEGEPSLVSQYTNAFAITQLCGVLCAPWNGLIMDRHKGKPRAEGVSEKEADLRASVLSLFLTALQCVLFSVCASTPYLPLQYLTFILQVINRSFLYGGNAAFISVAFPSCHFGKLYGLVMALSAVFSLLQYPCFALVKGPLEGDPLYVNIGLTLLSLLAFIHPISVYLHCRRLASQRAINASS is encoded by the exons ATGCCAGGGTTTGTGAACAGCTCGAAGGTGCAACGCAGCCTCACCTTTGCTACGGGTCTGGTGGAGTGTCTGTGTTTTGCTGGAGCTGTGTTCGGATGGGCCTCGCTTGTTTTTGTCCTGAAGAAGGAGGACTACTTCAGCTCTCTGTGTGTCAACACCACAGTCAATGCAACGCAGGTCTTAG ATTGCAGCGGACAGGATGAGCAGTTCTCCCTTGTTTTCACCATCGCCTCGTTTATGAACAACTTCCTGACGCTGCCCAATGGTTTCCTCTTTGACCAGTTTGGTACCACAGTGGCTCGTCTCTTTGGAAT ATGTCTTTACACCCTGGGTTCTTTGCTGGTGGCCTTCTCGAGTGCAG CTTTGTCAAACATGCTCTTCCCTGCTCTCTCCTTCCTGGCAGTGGGCGGCATCCTGTTTCTAATGACCAACATGCAG GTCGGAAACCTGTTCGGCTCACGTCGCTCCACCATCATCACTCTCTACAATGGCGCCTTCGACTCCTCATCAGCACTCTTCCTTGTCATCAAG CTGCTACATGAGGCTGGCGTCGCTCTCCGctcttccttcctcttcctgtctgtctgtagctTCATTCACCTGCTCAGGACTTTCTTCCTGCTGCCCAGAGACCACATTCCCTACCCGCTGCCTGATGACTACACATACGG GATAACCTGCGGTAAATCAAAGAGTCTGAGCTTAGAGCAGACAGCAGCCAATAGTAACACACTGAAGATAACGGAGGAAACGCCCCTCAGGGATGTCACTGTGAAACAAG AGAAGAGTTTCCGTGAGTGTTTGATGTCCAGGTTCTTTGCGTGGCACCTGCTCTGGTTGTCTGTGATGCAGCTCAGACATTACCTCTTCATCGGCACCCTCAACCCGATGCTGCAGCGGCTGACGGAGGGAGAGCCCTCACtgg TGAGCCAGTACACCAATGCCTTTGCTATAACGCAGCTGTGTGGCGTGCTGTGTGCTCCCTGGAACGGCCTCATCATGGACAGACACAAGGGCAAACCTCGTGCTGAAG gagTGAGCGAAAAGGAAGCAGACCTGCGGGCCTCGGTGCTTTCTCTCTTCCTGACGGCACTGCAGTGCGTGTTGTTCTCAGTGTGTGCCTCCACCCCGTACCTGCCGCTTCAGTACCTCACCTTCATCCTGCAGGTTATCAACCGCTCCTTCCTCTACGGCGGCAATGCAGCCTTCATCAGTGTGGC cttccCGTCGTGCCACTTTGGGAAACTGTATGGTCTGGTCATGGCTCTGTCTGCAGTGTTTTCTCTGCTGCAGTATCCCTGCTTTGCCCTGGTGAAAGGCCCTCTGGAGGGAGACCCTTTATAT GTGAACATTGGTCTGACGCTGCTCAGCCTGCTCGCCTTCATCCATCCCATTTCTGTCTACCTGCACTGTCGAAGACTTGCATCCCAGCGAGCCATCAATGCCTCCTCTTAA
- the LOC125894413 gene encoding uncharacterized protein LOC125894413, producing MMTARFFSGASLFALLIVDICCLPVKKGSGSGASYGGGDSNAAPNYDSYRGASSGQYSPGAVGHSYAPSAGVSTSYEAAPEPSVPQPAVERGPASSAGSSSSSRPAFPLYRGNPMRLSPVNSGHPGAAFQLGPRDINWAVAPPSLLSGDEEMSTGARAVASSQPENVSPPESMYQAGELSHFEESFEHGNSERETEEQGWMPPPPPPPFAASEESAGAGFISQPQPDSGFISQPQPEPNMGRSWFPYPYYDYMFLTGQYPPGTVTHSSSSFEQGRDHWQDTHYERYYAPQNPAPAEQTESFTNFAAPLTIEKRPVKTPVMAGYRQGGARTAPSHGSFRQPAHSQAGGNNMVKGGY from the exons ATGATGACTGCACGGTTCTTCTCAGG GGCTTCCCTCTTTGCTCTGCTGATTGTGGACATATGCTGCCTTCCTGTCAAGAAAG GCTCTGGTTCCGGTGCTTCCTATGGCGGCGGTGACTCAAACGCTGCTCCTAATTATGACTCCTACCGAGGAGCGTCCTCTGGCCAGTATTCACCTGGAGCTGTTGGGCATAGCTATGCTCCCTCTGCAGGTGTCTCCACATCTTATGAAGCTGCTCCAGAGCCCAGTGTCCCTCAGCCTGCTGTTGAAAGAGGACCAGCATCATCTGCTGGCTCTAGTTCTTCCTCAAGACCTGCTTTCCCATTGTACAGGGGCAATCCAATGAGGCTAAGCCCTGTTAACTCTGGACATCCAGGGGCTGCTTTTCAGCTTGGCCCACGAG ACATCAACTGGGCTGTTGCACCTCCCAGTCTCCTCTCTGGAGATGAGGAAATGTCCACTGGCGCACGTGCTGTTGCCTCGAGTCAACCTGAGAATGTGAGTCCACCTGAATCCATGTACCAGGCAGGAGAGTTGTCCCATTTTGAGGAAAGCTTTGAGCACGGTAATTCTGAGAGGGAGACTGAGGAACAAGGCTGGatgccccctcctcctccaccacctttTGCAGCATCTGAAGAGTCTGCTGGAGCTGGCTTCATCAGCCAGCCTCAACCAGACTCGGGCTTCATCAGCCAGCCTCAGCCAGAGCCTAACATGGGGAGAAGCTGGTTCCCTTATCCTTACTACGACTACATGTTCCTGACCGGCCAGTATCCCCCGGGCACAGtcactcacagcagcagcagcttcgaGCAGGGGAGAGACCACTGGCAAGACACCCACTATGAGAGATACTACGCGCCCCAAAACCCTGCTCCTGCAGAACAGACAGAGAGCTTCACTAACTTTGCAGCCCCCCTGACCATTGAGAAGAGGCCTGTGAAGACTCCTGTGATGGCTGGTTACAGACAAGGTGGTGCACGGACTGCTCCTTCCCATGGAAGCTTCAGGCAGCCAGCTCACAGCCAAGCTGGTGGCAACAACATGGTCAAG GGTGGATACTAA